The Devosia sp. MC521 genome segment AGGATATTTGTATAAAACTGTCAGCATTCCGTTAAGCTTTGGGAAGCGTTGCTGACTCGCGTCTCCAATGCTCCGGCCAGTGCCAGATTCTGATGGCTGCTTTTGTCGGCCAGTGCCAATTTCTGGAACTTTGGTGCCAGAATTGGGGAATATTCCAACATTGTTTTTGTTGCTGAATTCCCGACGGCCAGTGTCAGATTGCGTTCCAGGGGACAATCAGACTGGCGATGGCTCCAAAACGGTGAAGGATTGTTGGCTGCGGCTAGTCGAGTGATGGCAGCTGATGGAATGCATCTTTGAGCGCAGCGCCCCAGCCTTCAGATATCGCCACGTAATATGGATCGTTCCGCTCAAACCGCCTTTGCGCCTCGAGGTCGAAGCTATCCTTGTTGTAGATCTGCAGATCGAGCGGCAGCCCCACCGAGAGATTGGATTTGAGCGTAGAGTCAAAGGAAACCAGCAAGAGCTTGATCGCCTGATCAACGCTCATTTCTCGCTCATAAGCGCGCACCAGGATTGGCTTTCCGTACTTATGCTCGCCGATTTGGAAGAACGGCGTGTCAGCGGAGGATTCAATAAAATTGCCCTCTGGGTAGATGTAGAACAGCCGCGGCTCTTCACCCTTGATCTGCCCACCGAGGATAAACGACGCCCCAAAAGCATCTGCATTCTGCCCACCCGGCGCGGCATCGCGGATGACTTCTTTGACCACTGAGCCGATGAGCTGTGCTGTCTGGAACACGCTTCCAGTGCTGTGCAGTGTCGGTTGCCCAGGTTTTGGCGTGCGAATACGCTCGTCCAAGAGGCTTGAAACAGCTTGCGTCGTCGCCAAATTTCCCGCTGACAGCAAGACGATAGCACGCTCTCCGGGAACGCTCCAGTTACGCATTTTCGAGAAGACAGAGATGTTGTCGAGCCCTGCATTGGTGCGGGTGTCGGACATGAAAATCAGCCCACGATCCAGCTTCATACCAACGCAATACGTCATGGGTCTTCGTCCTATTCCTACTGTTCGACGCTGATATGGACGTCTAGCGTCTCGCCAGCTGCCCCCATCCGCACGCCTGAGACAGGAGCGGCCGAACGATAGTCTAGGCCGACGGCGATTCGAACATAATTGTGGTTTGGACAGATATTGTTGGCGGCATCGAAGCCAACCCAGCCCAGACTGTCCACATAGGCCTCGGCCCAGGCATGGCTCGCTGTCTGGTCGGTTACGCCTTCCATGCGCAAATAGCCCGAAACATAGCGCGAAGGAATCCCGAGGAGCCGCGCCGCTGAGAGGAAGATATGGGAATGGTCTTGGCAGACCCCTGCTCCATTATCGAGCGCCACTTCAGCCTCAGTTGCGACGCTCGTTGTGCCGGGCGAATAGACTACGCGGGAATGGATCGTGTTCATTAGAGTGTGCAGTAAGGCGAGCTGATCGGCCTGTTCATCGCGAATGCCCTCTGCCAGCTCGCGAATATGCGGGCCTGCTTTGGTGAGGTCGGTCACGCGCTCATAAATCCAAAGTGGAGGGCCACCAGCACTCTTGCCAACGACCCCTGCCCGATCCTCCGTCTCGACTACACCATGGGCCTGCACGATGATGCTGTCGGCACTGCGCTCGTGCTTGAACAGCTCGACCTTGTTGCCAAAACCGTCGACATAGCTGACCTCCCGATCAGCTCCACTCACTTCGACGCTCCATTCACGCACAACCTGCCCCGCGATATTTTGCGGCCACAAGCGAAGCCGCTGCAGCGCAAAATTGACGGGCTGGTCATAGTCATAGCGAGAGGTGTGATTGATGGTGAGCAGCACTTTGGATCAATCGAAGTTGTAGACTTCGGCGATTTCCACGCCCAGCCGATTGTTGCATTCAATAAAGTCGGTGAGGAATTCGTGGAGACCGCCGTCGAAAATTGGCTCGATAGTGGTGTCGTTCAGCGTCGCCAACGTCCGTTCAGCAGAGCTGTGGCACACATGCCGCTCACCATAATCCTTCGCCAGAAAATTGAGATTTTCGACGATATTGCGATACGCAAAATTCAGCGATCGCGGCATGCGGCCATCAAGAATGAGATAGTCAGCAATCTGCGCCGGGCGATAATCCCCCGCATAGACCCAACGATAGGATCGGTGCGCCGAAACCGAGCGCAGGATCGACTCCCATTGATAATTATCAATGGTGGAGCCAACATAAGACACAGCCGGCAAGAGCACATAATACTTCACGTCAAGAATACGAGCCGTATTATCCGCTCGCTCGATGAAGGTGCCAATGCGGGCAAAATTGAAGATCTCATTGCGCAGCATGGTGCCGTGAAAAGCCCCGCGAATAAGCGAGGTCTGTCGCTTGATATGATCAAGCACCGGCGGAATGTCGCTCTGCGGTACTGGATCGCGCAGCACGTCATTGAGCGCCATCCACGCCTCGTTGACCGCTTCCCAAGCGTCGCGCGTTAGCGCAGTTCGTACCATGCGGGCATTAGCGCGAGCAGACTCGATTGTGGCGAGCACACTCGACGGATTATCCCGGTCCCGTAGGATGAAGTCCGAGACATTCGCCGCATCAAAACTCTTGTACTTATCGGCAAAACGCTGGTGCGCGCCCGCCGAGGACACCACGGAGGACCATTCCTCTGAGGCATTGTTCGTGCGCGTCAGCGCCATGCGCAGGCCGGCATCAATAATACGGGCTGCGTTTTCCGCTCGCTCAATATAGCGATGCATCCAAAATAGACCGCTCGCGGTGCGTCCAAGAAGCATTAGTCAGGTCCCCTCGCCCGCTTAATCGTCCAGTATCCAAGTGTCTTTGGTGCCGCCGCCCTGGCTGGAATTGACGACGAGCGAACCCTCTTTCAGAGCCACGCGCGTCAATCCACCGGGGGTAATGCGTACCCGATCAGACACCAATACAAAGGGGCGCAAATCCACGTGACGCGGGGCCAAACCCTTTTCGGTCAAGATGGGTGTCGTCGACAACGCAAGGGTCGGTTGAGCAATGTAGTTGCTGGGCCGCGCCTTGAGCTTTTCAGAGAAGGCTTCCAGCTCCTTCTTGGACGCTGCGGGACCGACCAGCATGCCGTAACCGCCCGAGCCGTGGACTTCTTTTACGACCAGCTCATGGAGGTGTTCGAGCACGTATTTCAGGCTATCTGCCTCCGCGCATCGGTAGGTCGGCACATTCTCCAAGATCGCTTTGCGTCCGGTATAAAACTCAATAATTTCGGGCATATAGCTGTAGATTGCTTTGTCATCGGCAATGCCAGTTCCGGGCGCATTGGCAATCGTGATGTTACCGGCGCGGTAGACATCCATAATACCCGGAACGCCCAGAGTGGAATCGGGCCGGAAGGTCAGCGGATCGAGATAGGCGTCGTCCACACGCCGATAGAGTACGTCGATTGGTTTGAAGCCCTGGGTCGTGCGCATTGCTATGCGCCCATCCATGACCTTGAGGTCTCGCCCCTCAACGAGCTCCACGCCCATTTGGTCGGCAAGGAAGGCGTGCTCATAATAGGCAGAATTATACATGCCGGGCGTTAGAACGGCGATGGTTGGGTTTTCGCGATTGCCGCCCCGCGGCGCCACTGCGGCCAGCGACTGTCGCAAAAACTGCGGGTAATTCTCGACCGGCAAGACCTTGTTCTGATGGAACAACTCCGGAAAGAGCTGCATCATGGTCTCGCGGTTCTCCAGCATATAGGAGACGCCAGATGGCGTGCGAGCATTGTCTTCCAGCACGAAAAACTGGTCTTCAGCGGTGCGCACAATGTCCACGCCAATAACGTGCGTGTAGACATTTCCCGGTGGCCGAAAACCGATCATTTCCGGCAAAAATGCCTCATTATTGGCGATGATCTCGCGCGGAATACGCCTCCGGCTTTGACGATCTCTTGGCGATGATAAATGTCATCGAGGAAAGCATTGAGCGCCATAACCCTTTGCTCGATCCCCTGAGAAAGCTTCCGCCATTCCCGTCCGGTTATGATGCGCGGGATGATGTCAAAAGGAATAAGTCTTTCAGCAGCTTGCTCGTCTCCGTAAACTGCAAAGGTAATGCCTGTTTTACGGAAGGCCCCCTCTGCATCGGAGACCTTGCGGCTCAGCTTCTCTGGCGTCTGCGTTTCATACCATTGCTGGAGACCCGCATAAGGCGCTCTGACTCCCTGACCTGCGGTCAGCATTTCGTCAAATGGGTTCACTCAATCCCTCCCAGTCCTTCGATATTCAAACGGGAAATTGGGAATGGCAAGTCTTTGTTTAAACGATAGGCACATAGCGGCCATGACTAACATCTGTGCAGTCACGCGCTGAAGGCGAGGCCCGAAGGGCTAAAGCCGCATGGGTTTCTTGGAAAATACTGCCATGGCAGGAAAAACTACATCCAAGGCTGCGGCCTACTAAGCGATGATTAGCGCAGTGGTCGGACGAGACACTCGCCATCCGTATCGGAGATTTTGCACTCAAAAACAGCGCCCCTGACTATGGTAGGCACGACGATTCCCTCCCGTTGGAGCATTCTATGCAGCCCTCCCGTGACCTTTCCCGCCTTATCGAAATCATGGCGCGGCTACGCGACCCCAATGGCGGCTGCCCCTGGGATCTGGAACAGGATTTTCGATCTATCCGGCACTACACGATCGAAGAAGCCTATGAAGTCGCTGACGCCATCGAACGCGAAGATTTCGCCGATCTGCGCGAAGAACTTGGCGATCTCATTCTTCAGCCGATCTACCACGCGCAAATGGCCAAGGAAGCCGGCCATTTCGATATTGGCGACGTCATCTTTGCCATCACCGAGAAATTGATCCGGCGCCATCCGCACGTGTTTGGCGATGTGGATGCGGATAGCGCGAGCGATGCGCAGGTCAAATGGGAAGCCATCAAAGCGCAGGAACGTGCCGCAAAGGCCGCGCGCAAGGGCGAGCAAACACCTTCGCTGCTTGACGATGTGCCGGAAGTTCTTCCCGCCCTAATGCGTGCAGAAAAGCTGACCAAGCGCGCCGCAAAGGTTGGATTTGATTGGGAAAATCTGGAACAGGTCCGCGCAAAAATTTCGGAGGAACTCGACGAAGTCGCCGAAGCAGAAGCGTCCGGAAATGCTGACGCGATCCGCGAGGAAATCGGTGACCTGTTGTTTGCTGTTTCCAATCTCGCGCGCAAG includes the following:
- a CDS encoding proteasome-type protease, producing MTYCVGMKLDRGLIFMSDTRTNAGLDNISVFSKMRNWSVPGERAIVLLSAGNLATTQAVSSLLDERIRTPKPGQPTLHSTGSVFQTAQLIGSVVKEVIRDAAPGGQNADAFGASFILGGQIKGEEPRLFYIYPEGNFIESSADTPFFQIGEHKYGKPILVRAYEREMSVDQAIKLLLVSFDSTLKSNLSVGLPLDLQIYNKDSFDLEAQRRFERNDPYYVAISEGWGAALKDAFHQLPSLD
- a CDS encoding transglutaminase family protein, giving the protein MLLTINHTSRYDYDQPVNFALQRLRLWPQNIAGQVVREWSVEVSGADREVSYVDGFGNKVELFKHERSADSIIVQAHGVVETEDRAGVVGKSAGGPPLWIYERVTDLTKAGPHIRELAEGIRDEQADQLALLHTLMNTIHSRVVYSPGTTSVATEAEVALDNGAGVCQDHSHIFLSAARLLGIPSRYVSGYLRMEGVTDQTASHAWAEAYVDSLGWVGFDAANNICPNHNYVRIAVGLDYRSAAPVSGVRMGAAGETLDVHISVEQ
- a CDS encoding alpha-E domain-containing protein: MLLGRTASGLFWMHRYIERAENAARIIDAGLRMALTRTNNASEEWSSVVSSAGAHQRFADKYKSFDAANVSDFILRDRDNPSSVLATIESARANARMVRTALTRDAWEAVNEAWMALNDVLRDPVPQSDIPPVLDHIKRQTSLIRGAFHGTMLRNEIFNFARIGTFIERADNTARILDVKYYVLLPAVSYVGSTIDNYQWESILRSVSAHRSYRWVYAGDYRPAQIADYLILDGRMPRSLNFAYRNIVENLNFLAKDYGERHVCHSSAERTLATLNDTTIEPIFDGGLHEFLTDFIECNNRLGVEIAEVYNFD
- the mazG gene encoding nucleoside triphosphate pyrophosphohydrolase → MQPSRDLSRLIEIMARLRDPNGGCPWDLEQDFRSIRHYTIEEAYEVADAIEREDFADLREELGDLILQPIYHAQMAKEAGHFDIGDVIFAITEKLIRRHPHVFGDVDADSASDAQVKWEAIKAQERAAKAARKGEQTPSLLDDVPEVLPALMRAEKLTKRAAKVGFDWENLEQVRAKISEELDEVAEAEASGNADAIREEIGDLLFAVSNLARKAGVDPEAALRDANAKFTRRFHYVEARCREDGVLPADAGLERMDGYWNEIRAKDKGSL